One Cylindrospermum stagnale PCC 7417 DNA segment encodes these proteins:
- a CDS encoding double zinc ribbon domain-containing protein, with protein sequence MVVAEQDALPFGDEALADYVHRLRVKQNLTQKELSLKAQIHIQTIRKIEGGQTNRLNQKAKSGLASALGIPTDYLDAAAKKVPLEIITTLKFCPKCWTPGTTPDQMWTDLRSKYCFACGTALRNRCVSCNEPIMSLKFKFCPYCGASYKQN encoded by the coding sequence ATGGTGGTAGCAGAACAAGATGCACTTCCTTTTGGGGATGAAGCCCTAGCTGATTACGTCCACAGGTTGCGAGTCAAGCAGAACTTAACCCAAAAAGAGTTGAGTTTAAAAGCACAAATACACATCCAGACCATCCGCAAAATAGAAGGTGGGCAAACGAATAGGCTCAATCAAAAAGCTAAAAGCGGTTTAGCCTCTGCATTGGGGATACCAACGGATTACCTGGATGCAGCGGCGAAGAAAGTCCCCCTAGAGATAATAACTACATTAAAGTTTTGCCCTAAATGTTGGACTCCAGGGACTACCCCTGACCAAATGTGGACTGATTTACGGTCGAAATATTGCTTTGCTTGTGGTACAGCCTTACGGAATCGATGTGTTAGTTGCAATGAACCAATTATGTCGCTGAAATTCAAATTTTGCCCTTACTGTGGCGCTTCTTACAAACAAAATTAA
- a CDS encoding helix-turn-helix domain-containing protein, with protein MTGRTRFSTMQERQKRLAQLIEQLLQEGWTQKRLAEKIGVDSTTVYRWLKAKVIPEADSKNFLRLAKLSGGDSESLQQYLDGHISLSTYRQGWENSPLNHARKLKNRPVEEIKEEVLAQITLLEPADILDVISRSANFLAAKTA; from the coding sequence ATGACTGGTAGAACCAGGTTTTCTACTATGCAGGAACGCCAAAAACGATTAGCTCAGTTAATTGAACAGTTATTACAAGAAGGCTGGACTCAAAAAAGGTTAGCTGAAAAAATTGGTGTAGATTCTACAACTGTATACAGATGGTTAAAAGCGAAAGTCATTCCTGAAGCTGACTCTAAAAATTTCTTGCGTCTGGCAAAACTGAGTGGGGGTGATAGTGAATCGCTGCAACAGTACTTGGATGGCCATATATCTTTATCTACCTACCGTCAAGGTTGGGAAAATAGCCCATTAAATCATGCCAGAAAGTTAAAAAATCGTCCTGTTGAGGAGATTAAAGAGGAAGTCTTAGCACAAATTACTCTGCTCGAGCCAGCAGATATTTTAGATGTAATATCTAGAAGTGCGAACTTCTTAGCAGCAAAAACAGCATGA
- the ltrA gene encoding group II intron reverse transcriptase/maturase, with product MQATVNRTKGQTDWNCVNWHKANRIVRNLRQRIFRAKTEGNLKKVRSLQKLMLRSYSNRLVSVRKVTQYNRGRYTPGIDKVVVKTTAARGQLVNKLTDYSPWKSSPARRIYIPKANGKKRPLGIPVIQDRAIQAMVKNALEPEWEATFERSSYGFRPGRSPHDAIESIYNLARPNKRKKWVVDADIQGCFDNISHNFLLELLTGFPARELIKQWLLAGYMEAGSWHPTDAGTPQGSVVSPLLANIALHGMESALGVKYNKDGELRAARALVRYADDFVVFCETQEDTKNVIQILNYWMQVRGLTLSLEKTKISHLTEGFDFLGFNIRHYKDQTTKTGWKLLIKPSKKSVLNIRSELRSEWLNCKGQPVDAVIKKLNPIIRGQANYFRIAVSSKIFNSLDHWLYEKQKMYAKRTHRNKSDSWRKAKYWGNLNLDRPFDRWVFGNKQTGAYMLKFAWFKIERHILIKGKSSPDDPKLRDYWIKRQEAKTKSELIKSRQKIAQRQQYVCPVCGESLLNDEELHLHHKKPKSQGGGDNYGNLQLVHLYCHQQIHSGTICSL from the coding sequence ATGCAGGCAACTGTAAACCGAACCAAGGGACAGACTGATTGGAATTGTGTTAATTGGCACAAAGCCAATCGGATTGTTCGGAATTTGAGACAGCGAATCTTTAGGGCAAAAACTGAGGGCAACCTGAAAAAGGTACGCTCTCTCCAGAAATTGATGCTACGCAGCTATTCTAATCGCCTAGTCAGCGTTAGAAAAGTGACGCAGTACAACAGAGGTCGATATACACCAGGGATAGATAAAGTAGTAGTGAAAACTACTGCTGCCAGGGGTCAGTTAGTAAATAAATTAACTGATTATTCCCCTTGGAAATCATCACCAGCACGACGAATTTACATCCCAAAAGCTAATGGGAAGAAACGACCTTTAGGAATCCCAGTAATACAAGACCGTGCCATCCAGGCAATGGTTAAAAATGCCTTGGAACCCGAATGGGAAGCAACTTTTGAAAGGTCAAGTTACGGTTTCCGACCAGGACGTAGCCCCCATGATGCTATTGAAAGTATCTACAACCTAGCTCGTCCGAATAAACGGAAGAAATGGGTAGTAGATGCAGACATTCAAGGATGTTTTGACAACATTTCTCATAATTTTCTGTTAGAGCTTTTAACAGGCTTTCCAGCCCGTGAATTAATTAAACAATGGCTACTAGCAGGATATATGGAAGCGGGTTCATGGCATCCAACAGATGCTGGTACACCACAAGGGTCTGTTGTCAGTCCGTTGTTAGCAAATATAGCTTTGCACGGTATGGAATCTGCTCTGGGAGTTAAATATAACAAGGATGGAGAACTCCGTGCAGCAAGAGCCTTGGTGAGATACGCCGATGATTTTGTGGTGTTCTGTGAAACACAAGAAGATACAAAAAATGTTATTCAAATCCTTAATTATTGGATGCAAGTCAGGGGGCTTACCCTCTCCCTGGAGAAAACCAAAATATCGCATCTCACAGAAGGGTTTGACTTTTTGGGTTTCAATATCAGGCACTATAAAGACCAAACCACTAAAACTGGATGGAAGCTGTTAATTAAACCTAGTAAAAAGTCTGTGTTAAATATTCGGAGTGAACTGCGTTCCGAATGGCTTAACTGTAAAGGTCAGCCAGTAGATGCAGTCATTAAAAAGCTCAATCCGATTATTCGGGGGCAAGCAAATTACTTCCGAATTGCTGTATCCTCAAAAATTTTCAATTCTCTTGACCACTGGTTATATGAGAAGCAGAAAATGTATGCCAAACGCACTCATCGGAATAAATCTGATAGCTGGCGTAAGGCTAAATACTGGGGAAATCTAAATCTTGATAGACCATTTGACCGATGGGTTTTTGGTAATAAACAAACCGGAGCCTATATGTTAAAATTTGCCTGGTTCAAGATTGAAAGGCACATTCTTATTAAAGGTAAATCATCACCCGATGACCCAAAATTAAGGGACTATTGGATTAAACGGCAAGAAGCTAAAACTAAATCCGAATTAATCAAAAGTAGGCAGAAGATAGCCCAAAGGCAACAATATGTCTGTCCTGTATGCGGGGAATCTTTATTAAATGATGAGGAGTTACATCTTCATCATAAAAAGCCAAAATCTCAGGGTGGTGGTGACAATTACGGCAACCTACAACTCGTACATCTGTACTGCCATCAGCAAATACATTCTGGAACAATTTGTAGTTTATGA
- a CDS encoding helix-turn-helix domain-containing protein gives MSVGDNNKRNPNPELSGYQLVLAGLQVPQTPTAAKRLRKPKNLPFTEPLLFTSNYYEMTATSAPIISATQAYLKHPDWTKYSNGTLYYQKTFGKGRHIEFCVLNKHNHQPQYILDRAEQEIIKQYGVMAARLHAVFATYTAQQEEPWKQPFVLRGSELIKTLQIYKSKKLNKAAKLKAIADLAMVVGTLGAVIQWYEGDLNLCIKERCLLWMVSVQEYSQPNLFCEADDILEVIIRVQPGLWTYNFLNAEGEKSKTALYQCGFIPKQVFDLDPHQDKLAFSLALYIIQNNRAHKNGSYTVYNLLINILPSSQIEKAVSDYRYGWRLKEDLEEALLLLKDKVNMTIEFDDQTYPMWLRPLWAIPEELAHLSPQERNQKLLGKKKLPDNYIQNILLPAELSFKLSSPQISNKKLVKNKNTKSNKAGVKIKNQVDDVINNSGIAETALASNGKVTVTNIPDTKEITGSLVKQMRTAKEISQRDFANAVGMSQSWVRDIETKGKDAPIPEKYTAIIKEVLNFR, from the coding sequence GTGTCAGTAGGAGATAATAACAAAAGGAATCCAAACCCTGAATTATCAGGCTACCAATTGGTGTTAGCTGGTTTACAAGTACCGCAGACACCAACAGCCGCTAAAAGACTGAGGAAACCTAAAAACCTTCCTTTTACAGAACCACTGCTATTTACAAGCAACTACTACGAGATGACGGCAACAAGTGCGCCAATTATTAGTGCTACCCAGGCATACCTCAAACACCCAGATTGGACTAAGTACAGTAACGGCACACTGTACTACCAAAAAACATTTGGGAAAGGTCGTCATATCGAATTTTGCGTACTTAATAAACACAATCATCAGCCACAGTACATTTTAGACCGTGCTGAACAGGAAATTATTAAACAATACGGTGTGATGGCAGCGAGGTTACACGCAGTCTTCGCCACATATACTGCTCAACAAGAAGAACCTTGGAAGCAGCCTTTTGTACTGCGCGGTTCGGAACTTATTAAAACACTTCAGATATATAAAAGTAAAAAGCTAAACAAAGCAGCAAAACTAAAAGCTATAGCAGATTTAGCTATGGTCGTTGGCACTTTGGGAGCAGTTATTCAGTGGTACGAAGGGGACTTAAATCTTTGTATTAAAGAGCGTTGCTTACTCTGGATGGTAAGTGTACAAGAATATAGTCAACCAAATTTATTTTGTGAAGCGGATGACATTTTAGAAGTTATTATTCGTGTACAGCCAGGTCTTTGGACTTATAACTTTCTCAATGCTGAAGGGGAGAAATCAAAAACCGCACTCTACCAATGTGGGTTTATCCCCAAACAAGTTTTTGATTTAGATCCACATCAGGATAAACTTGCTTTCAGCCTAGCTTTATATATTATTCAAAATAACCGCGCTCATAAAAATGGTAGTTATACAGTTTATAACTTGTTGATTAATATTTTGCCATCTTCGCAAATTGAGAAAGCAGTCAGTGATTATCGGTACGGTTGGCGATTAAAAGAAGATTTAGAAGAAGCATTACTGCTGTTAAAAGATAAAGTTAATATGACGATTGAATTTGATGACCAAACCTACCCCATGTGGTTAAGACCTTTGTGGGCAATACCAGAAGAACTAGCTCATTTATCCCCTCAAGAAAGAAATCAAAAGTTACTGGGAAAGAAAAAGTTACCAGATAATTATATTCAAAATATTTTATTGCCTGCTGAGTTAAGTTTTAAGTTATCATCTCCACAAATAAGTAATAAGAAATTAGTAAAAAATAAAAATACAAAATCTAATAAAGCTGGTGTAAAAATAAAAAATCAGGTTGATGATGTAATAAATAATTCTGGCATAGCTGAAACTGCATTAGCAAGTAACGGTAAAGTAACAGTTACAAATATACCTGATACCAAGGAAATAACTGGTAGTTTGGTTAAACAAATGAGAACAGCTAAAGAAATCAGTCAAAGAGACTTTGCTAATGCTGTAGGTATGAGTCAAAGCTGGGTAAGGGATATTGAGACTAAGGGCAAAGATGCACCTATTCCTGAAAAGTATACTGCTATAATTAAAGAGGTTTTAAATTTTAGATAG
- a CDS encoding tyrosine-type recombinase/integrase, producing the protein MITLASLATAFLERPGLAKSTLRSYQSTLIPLLSEYGRWSVEIINRQVLQEYLNRLTDVSYTTHHRHQAVITALFNFAVDMGYLKSNPVAGLTRRKPSREQGEHATAEAVRYLTSNQLSILYHVIKKDARLSALVRLLHSSGARIAEVLALNLEQIDFKARKFQVVGKGNKQRWCFYSEVTQISLNHYFKYYRHPTHPALFTAQQPKNLVVSRLSYRMAHKSWTSLIGNTTELQGVRLHDLRHTFATERVGLMGIEELRALMGHESIQTTLRYQKVTPQRAQIIAHKAFNSLPSFSE; encoded by the coding sequence ATGATTACTTTAGCGTCTTTAGCCACAGCGTTTTTAGAACGACCGGGATTAGCTAAGAGTACTCTGCGTTCATATCAGTCTACCTTAATCCCGTTGCTCTCCGAGTACGGCCGATGGTCAGTAGAAATCATCAATAGGCAAGTTTTGCAGGAATATCTCAATCGTTTAACTGATGTTTCTTATACTACCCACCATCGTCATCAAGCTGTGATTACGGCTTTGTTTAATTTTGCTGTGGATATGGGATATCTCAAATCTAATCCGGTTGCCGGACTGACAAGACGCAAGCCCAGTCGAGAGCAAGGAGAACACGCTACAGCGGAGGCTGTGCGCTATCTTACGTCCAACCAATTAAGTATTCTGTATCATGTCATCAAAAAAGATGCGCGGTTGTCTGCATTGGTGCGTTTGTTACATAGTAGCGGTGCTAGGATTGCTGAGGTGCTGGCTCTAAATTTAGAGCAAATAGATTTCAAAGCCAGGAAATTCCAGGTTGTTGGCAAGGGTAACAAGCAACGGTGGTGTTTTTACAGTGAAGTGACGCAAATCAGTCTAAATCACTACTTTAAATATTACAGACATCCAACCCATCCAGCCCTGTTTACTGCTCAACAGCCAAAAAATTTGGTTGTCTCCCGTCTTTCTTACCGCATGGCGCATAAATCCTGGACAAGTTTGATTGGGAATACGACCGAACTCCAGGGGGTTCGACTTCATGATTTACGGCACACTTTTGCTACAGAGCGGGTGGGACTGATGGGAATTGAAGAACTTAGGGCATTGATGGGACATGAGAGCATTCAGACAACGTTACGGTATCAAAAAGTAACGCCACAACGGGCACAGATTATAGCACATAAGGCGTTTAATAGTCTGCCAAGTTTTTCCGAATAA
- a CDS encoding UvrD-helicase domain-containing protein codes for MDSSLQIDTVKKFAEIIGDNDNLWKLILGKDVIRFIPEITYGIKGKTLSTYIGHQEVLITVNYKNKFNVEYDKDFFVEIFNTINPPISLKEILVLLEVEQENKRIKAEKIEAQRIEAQRRELEKLEAQKREDERREAERLETERRNAKKLSLLQNIKDKFENNFLNAGNFYQLYSTEYVSLQEYRSEKSNYIQNWVKTNLNSSPDLEQAAAIGSIENHVQVIARAGSGKTSTLVNRAIFLQKHCGIAPGEMLLLAFNRKAADEMRERLTLQLQNSVPHVMTFHALAYALVHPENILFDEPDGEQNQSRALQIVINDYLHHPIFYAKIRDLMMAAFHEDWERIISGGYDKTPEEMLRYRRSLPREGIDGNYYKSFGEKLIANFLFEHNIKYKYECNFWWNGINYRPDFTIFTGEKQGIVIEYFGLEGDPDYDDMSHEKREY; via the coding sequence ATGGATAGTAGTTTACAAATTGATACTGTTAAAAAGTTTGCAGAGATTATTGGTGATAATGATAACCTGTGGAAACTTATTCTTGGAAAAGACGTGATTCGTTTTATTCCAGAAATTACATATGGAATTAAAGGAAAAACTTTAAGCACATATATAGGACATCAAGAGGTATTAATTACAGTCAATTACAAAAATAAATTTAATGTCGAATACGATAAAGATTTTTTTGTGGAGATTTTTAATACAATAAACCCGCCAATTTCTTTAAAAGAAATACTTGTATTATTAGAAGTTGAGCAAGAGAACAAAAGGATAAAGGCTGAAAAAATTGAGGCTCAAAGAATAGAAGCTCAGAGACGAGAACTTGAAAAATTAGAAGCTCAAAAACGGGAAGATGAAAGACGAGAGGCTGAAAGACTAGAAACTGAAAGAAGGAATGCTAAAAAACTATCTTTACTACAAAACATAAAGGACAAATTTGAAAACAACTTTCTTAATGCTGGTAATTTTTATCAACTTTATTCTACTGAATACGTATCATTGCAAGAGTACCGATCTGAAAAATCAAATTACATACAAAATTGGGTAAAAACGAATTTAAACTCCTCTCCTGATCTCGAACAAGCAGCAGCAATTGGTAGTATTGAAAATCATGTACAAGTAATAGCTAGAGCAGGAAGTGGTAAAACCTCAACTTTAGTCAATCGAGCGATATTTTTACAGAAACATTGTGGTATTGCACCAGGAGAAATGTTGCTTTTAGCCTTCAATCGCAAAGCAGCAGACGAAATGCGAGAACGTCTAACTTTACAATTACAAAATTCTGTTCCTCATGTAATGACTTTCCATGCCTTAGCTTATGCCTTAGTTCATCCTGAAAATATTCTTTTTGATGAACCAGATGGAGAGCAGAACCAAAGCCGCGCTCTACAGATTGTAATTAATGATTACTTACACCACCCAATATTTTATGCAAAAATACGCGATTTGATGATGGCAGCATTTCATGAAGACTGGGAGCGCATAATTTCAGGTGGCTATGATAAAACTCCAGAAGAAATGCTTCGTTATCGTCGCTCATTGCCAAGAGAAGGAATTGATGGTAACTACTATAAATCTTTTGGTGAAAAACTAATTGCTAACTTTTTATTTGAACATAATATTAAATACAAATATGAATGTAATTTTTGGTGGAATGGCATAAATTACCGTCCTGATTTTACAATATTCACTGGAGAGAAGCAAGGAATAGTTATTGAATATTTTGGACTAGAAGGAGATCCAGATTATGATGATATGTCTCATGAAAAGCGAGAATATTGA
- a CDS encoding UvrD-helicase domain-containing protein → MALSPRPLKDQGADVFCELLKDKLESLGIQCNRLSEEKIWSKIKDGSIDRFTTVVKGFIQRCRKVSLTSEKLAEIIYKHECVSKIEEQFLNLAYRFYKSYLKCLEDRGEEDFDGLMQKSVEVVASGQTIFRRRLGTGDLKSIRYIMIDEYQDFSELFYNLIAAIRKQNPQALFFCVGDDWQAINGFAGSDLRFYQNFHQFFQPSQQLNISTNYRSATSIVDIGNKLMQGLGTPARADKKISGIVNIADMSSFEPTPTEQENYPGDNIIPAILRLINKTIKDGKKVVLLSRKNSLPWYVNYTRLRNRTKNSTLPKFLELVRSYLPEELRELVTISTAHKYKGLQKDVVIILDAVPRCYPLIHPDLMFTRVFGDSIERVVDEERRLFYVALTRAVETLFIITESKNSSPFLEELNSRTKISVLNWSDYQTFIGVETIRYITVKVGNQDGKGSNGTIEIKDLLKAEGYIWKPEVWPAWCRTYPAEGFSVQQYFNNANWIYQAVGIEVQFCDDAEKEIKVYHVDRGCFTECEVIPF, encoded by the coding sequence ATAGCATTATCACCAAGACCTCTTAAAGATCAAGGAGCAGACGTTTTTTGTGAATTACTCAAGGATAAGTTAGAAAGTTTAGGAATTCAATGCAACCGACTGAGTGAAGAAAAAATTTGGTCAAAGATAAAAGATGGATCAATAGATAGATTTACGACAGTAGTAAAAGGATTTATTCAACGATGCCGTAAAGTTTCTTTAACTTCAGAAAAGTTAGCAGAAATTATTTATAAACATGAATGTGTGAGTAAGATTGAAGAACAATTTTTGAATTTAGCATATAGATTTTATAAATCCTATTTAAAATGTCTTGAGGATAGAGGTGAAGAAGATTTTGATGGACTAATGCAAAAATCCGTAGAAGTAGTTGCATCAGGACAAACTATATTTCGCCGTAGATTAGGAACTGGTGATTTAAAGAGTATCAGATACATCATGATTGATGAATATCAAGACTTTTCAGAGCTTTTCTATAATTTAATAGCAGCAATAAGAAAGCAAAATCCTCAAGCACTATTTTTCTGCGTTGGTGATGACTGGCAAGCAATAAATGGTTTTGCTGGTTCTGACCTCCGATTTTATCAGAATTTTCACCAATTCTTCCAGCCATCACAGCAATTAAATATATCTACAAATTACCGTTCAGCTACTTCTATTGTTGATATTGGTAATAAGTTAATGCAAGGGTTGGGTACTCCTGCTCGCGCTGATAAAAAGATTTCAGGAATAGTTAATATTGCTGATATGTCTAGCTTTGAACCAACTCCCACAGAGCAAGAAAATTATCCTGGGGACAATATAATACCTGCTATCTTACGTCTAATTAACAAGACTATTAAAGATGGTAAAAAAGTAGTATTACTCAGTCGCAAGAATAGTTTACCTTGGTATGTGAATTATACAAGATTACGGAATAGAACAAAAAATAGCACACTTCCTAAATTTCTAGAATTAGTGCGCTCATACCTTCCTGAAGAATTAAGAGAACTCGTAACTATATCAACTGCACATAAATATAAAGGTCTTCAAAAGGATGTAGTTATAATACTTGATGCTGTTCCTCGTTGTTATCCATTGATACATCCTGATTTAATGTTTACCCGTGTGTTTGGTGATAGCATTGAGCGTGTAGTGGATGAAGAACGCCGTTTATTTTATGTTGCTTTAACTCGTGCAGTTGAAACTTTATTTATTATCACAGAAAGTAAAAATTCATCACCTTTCCTTGAAGAATTAAACAGCAGAACGAAAATTTCTGTATTAAATTGGTCAGATTATCAAACTTTTATAGGTGTGGAGACTATACGGTATATTACTGTTAAAGTTGGTAATCAGGATGGCAAAGGTAGCAACGGTACTATTGAAATTAAAGACTTGCTCAAAGCTGAAGGCTATATTTGGAAACCAGAGGTTTGGCCTGCTTGGTGCCGCACCTATCCAGCAGAAGGCTTTTCAGTTCAACAATATTTCAATAACGCAAATTGGATTTATCAGGCTGTGGGAATTGAAGTGCAGTTTTGCGACGATGCGGAAAAAGAGATAAAAGTCTATCATGTTGATCGAGGATGTTTTACTGAGTGTGAAGTAATACCATTTTGA
- a CDS encoding IS1182 family transposase gives MCLHPSEIPPIPDETVRVARAAFPKGNLYMRLRDELGVFYQDEDFASLYPQRGQPAQAPWRLAMILVMQYLENFSDRQAAQAVQGRIDWKYALSLELTDPGFDFSVLSEFRDRLITGSVEQQILDLMLSKFQELKLLSVRGKQRTDSTHILAVVRELTRLEHLGETLRYALNAVAEVAPIWLKSLAPAEWYDRYSKRLEDSWLPKTPAEREALAEIIGADGFHLLDNIYSQTSPIALRQLPAVEVLRQVWLQQYYAPTDKIQLHSDKDGPPGAVRIRSPYDEDGRNSTKRTTNWTGYKVHLTESCDEDSPHIITHVETTVATTQDVTVVPSIHQALGEKDLLPQQHLVDQAYTSAQLLSSSKRDYNIDLLGPVALNVGWQAKAGFGFDLSHFQIDWQQKAVYCPQGKRSYLWKKNKSVYGKPVIYVEFRQRDCLACPVRNQCTRAKTNPRGLTIQAQSDYEALQKARERQKTEEFQKQYALRSGIEGTISQGIRAFELRDCRYIGLAKTHLQHILTAAAINLSRVFAWLEEKPRAKTRSSHFARLVDFTV, from the coding sequence ATGTGCTTACATCCCTCAGAAATTCCTCCTATTCCCGATGAAACAGTACGTGTAGCTAGGGCCGCATTTCCAAAAGGTAATTTATATATGCGCTTGCGTGATGAACTTGGGGTGTTTTATCAGGATGAAGATTTCGCATCACTTTATCCACAACGAGGTCAGCCAGCACAAGCACCTTGGCGGTTAGCGATGATACTGGTGATGCAATATTTAGAGAATTTCTCTGATAGACAAGCAGCGCAAGCAGTACAAGGGCGGATTGATTGGAAATATGCTTTGTCGTTAGAGTTAACAGACCCAGGTTTTGACTTTAGTGTTTTGAGTGAATTTCGTGACCGATTAATAACAGGTAGTGTCGAGCAGCAAATACTAGACTTGATGCTGTCGAAATTTCAGGAACTCAAACTACTGTCAGTAAGAGGAAAACAACGTACAGATTCAACTCATATACTAGCTGTAGTCAGGGAGCTAACCAGACTGGAACATTTGGGGGAAACCCTGCGGTATGCCTTAAATGCTGTAGCTGAAGTCGCACCCATTTGGTTAAAATCGCTAGCTCCAGCCGAGTGGTATGACCGCTATAGCAAACGCCTTGAAGACTCTTGGCTGCCTAAAACACCTGCTGAACGAGAAGCATTAGCCGAGATCATAGGTGCAGATGGTTTTCATTTACTCGATAACATCTATTCCCAAACTTCCCCCATCGCACTGCGACAGCTGCCAGCCGTAGAAGTTTTGCGTCAAGTTTGGTTACAGCAATACTACGCGCCAACAGACAAGATTCAGTTACACAGTGACAAAGATGGACCACCCGGAGCAGTGCGAATTCGTTCTCCCTATGACGAAGATGGCCGTAACAGTACCAAACGCACCACCAACTGGACAGGTTACAAAGTGCATTTGACAGAAAGTTGTGATGAAGATTCACCACACATTATCACTCATGTAGAGACAACTGTTGCTACAACTCAAGACGTAACAGTTGTTCCCTCAATTCACCAAGCTTTGGGAGAAAAAGACCTTTTGCCTCAACAGCACTTGGTTGACCAAGCATACACATCAGCACAATTACTTTCTAGCTCAAAGCGAGACTACAACATTGACTTGTTGGGGCCAGTAGCCCTGAATGTTGGATGGCAAGCAAAAGCAGGTTTTGGATTTGATTTATCTCACTTTCAAATAGATTGGCAGCAGAAAGCGGTCTATTGTCCTCAAGGTAAGCGTAGCTACCTTTGGAAAAAGAATAAAAGTGTTTACGGTAAACCTGTAATTTACGTTGAGTTTCGGCAGCGTGATTGTCTAGCTTGTCCGGTTCGGAATCAATGTACTCGTGCAAAAACAAATCCTCGTGGGTTAACTATACAGGCGCAATCCGATTATGAAGCTCTTCAAAAAGCCAGAGAGCGACAAAAAACCGAAGAGTTTCAAAAGCAGTATGCACTACGCTCTGGCATTGAAGGAACTATCTCTCAAGGAATCCGAGCATTTGAATTGCGCGATTGTCGTTATATTGGGCTGGCTAAAACTCATCTACAACATATTCTGACGGCTGCTGCTATCAATCTCAGTCGAGTTTTCGCATGGTTAGAGGAGAAGCCACGGGCTAAAACTCGCTCCTCACACTTTGCCAGATTGGTGGATTTTACTGTGTGA